One Cellulomonas taurus genomic region harbors:
- the pgi gene encoding glucose-6-phosphate isomerase, with protein sequence MSTPIDATATGAWTALTAHRDGLTPDLRGWFAADPERATRLSRQVGDLHVDLSKNLITDETLDLLTRLADEVDLSGRLAAMFAGEHINVTEDRAVLHTALRRPQGATPELVVDGQHVDADVQEVLAKVYAFAEKVRSGAWTGVTGERVATVVNIGIGGSDLGPVMAYEALKPYVQDGLELRFVSNIDPTDLAEKVKGLDPTTTLFIVASKTFGTLETLTNARLARDWLWRGLIAAGAIDDTEDARTDAVAKHFVAVSTSLDKVAAFGIDPENAFGFWDWVGGRYSVDSAIGTSLAIAIGPEGFADFLAGFHTVDEHVRSTPFDQNVPVLMGLLNVWYVNFLGAHTHAVLPYAQYLHRFPAYLQQLTMESNGKSVRWDGSPVTTETGEVFWGEPGTNGQHAFYQLIHQGTRLIPADFIAVANPAHPLKDGETDVHALFLANYFAQTKALAFGKTADEVRAEGTAEEIVPARVFSGNRPTTSILAAELTPSVLGQLIALYEHITFVQGVVWGIDSFDQWGVELGKKLALEIAPAVEGDTDALASQDPSTQALIAKYLELRG encoded by the coding sequence GTGAGCACACCCATCGACGCGACCGCGACCGGCGCGTGGACCGCCCTGACCGCGCACCGCGACGGGCTGACCCCGGATCTGCGCGGCTGGTTCGCCGCCGACCCGGAGCGGGCGACCCGCCTGAGCCGGCAGGTCGGTGACCTGCACGTGGACCTGTCCAAGAACCTCATCACCGACGAGACGCTGGATCTGCTGACCCGGCTCGCGGACGAGGTGGACCTGTCCGGCCGCCTGGCGGCGATGTTCGCCGGTGAGCACATCAACGTGACCGAGGACCGCGCGGTGCTGCACACCGCGCTGCGCCGCCCGCAGGGTGCGACCCCGGAGCTGGTGGTCGACGGCCAGCACGTCGACGCGGATGTCCAGGAGGTGCTGGCCAAGGTCTACGCCTTCGCCGAGAAGGTGCGTTCCGGCGCGTGGACCGGCGTGACCGGTGAGCGGGTCGCCACCGTGGTGAACATCGGCATCGGCGGGTCGGACCTCGGCCCGGTGATGGCGTACGAGGCGCTCAAGCCCTACGTCCAGGACGGCTTGGAGCTGCGGTTCGTGTCGAACATCGACCCGACCGACCTGGCGGAGAAGGTCAAGGGCCTTGACCCGACCACCACGCTGTTCATCGTGGCCTCCAAGACCTTCGGCACCCTGGAGACGCTGACCAACGCGCGCCTGGCCCGGGACTGGCTGTGGCGCGGGCTGATCGCCGCCGGGGCGATCGACGACACCGAGGACGCCCGGACCGACGCCGTCGCGAAGCACTTCGTCGCGGTGTCGACCTCCCTGGACAAGGTGGCGGCCTTCGGCATCGACCCGGAGAACGCCTTCGGCTTCTGGGACTGGGTCGGCGGCCGGTACTCGGTGGACTCCGCGATCGGCACCTCGCTGGCGATCGCGATCGGGCCGGAGGGCTTCGCGGACTTCCTGGCCGGTTTCCACACCGTCGACGAGCACGTGCGGAGCACCCCGTTCGACCAGAACGTGCCGGTGCTGATGGGCCTGCTGAACGTCTGGTACGTGAACTTCCTCGGCGCTCACACCCACGCGGTGCTGCCCTACGCGCAGTACCTGCACCGGTTCCCGGCGTACCTGCAGCAGCTCACCATGGAGTCCAACGGCAAGTCGGTGCGGTGGGACGGCTCGCCGGTCACCACCGAGACCGGTGAGGTGTTCTGGGGCGAGCCCGGCACCAACGGTCAGCACGCGTTCTACCAGCTGATCCACCAGGGCACCCGGCTGATCCCCGCCGACTTCATCGCGGTCGCCAACCCGGCGCACCCGCTGAAGGACGGCGAGACCGATGTGCACGCGCTGTTCCTGGCGAACTACTTCGCGCAGACCAAGGCGCTGGCCTTCGGGAAGACCGCCGACGAGGTGCGCGCCGAGGGCACCGCGGAGGAGATCGTCCCGGCCCGGGTGTTCTCCGGCAACCGGCCGACGACCTCGATCCTGGCGGCGGAGCTGACCCCGTCGGTGCTCGGCCAGCTGATCGCGCTGTACGAGCACATCACCTTCGTGCAGGGCGTGGTCTGGGGCATCGACTCCTTCGACCAGTGGGGTGTCGAGCTGGGCAAGAAGCTCGCGCTGGAGATCGCCCCGGCGGTCGAGGGCGACACCGACGCGCTGGCGAGTCAGGACCCGTCGACCCAGGCACTGATCGCGAAGTACCTGGAGCTGCGCGGCTGA
- a CDS encoding alpha-N-arabinofuranosidase has protein sequence MAAPTARLTVDPALIVSPVRPRTFGSFVEHLGRCVYTGIHDPAHPSADADGFRQDVIDLVREMGVTAVRYPGGNFVSGYRWEDGVGPQDQRPARLDLAWHSLETNQVGTDEFMRWAAKAGVEPMMAVNLGTRGVLEAVDILDYCNGTAPTALADQRRANGGEQPYGVRMWCLGNEMDGPWQTGHKTAHEYGRIAAEAGRAMRQVDPNLELVACGSSGPNMDTFGEWERVVLTECYDQVDYISIHRYYEETDGDLASFLGSAVDMDAFIEDVVATADSVRAALKKEKRIQLSFDEWNVWYQSRAESIVPSGDDWPVAPTLLEDKYNAADAVVVANLLISLLRHNDRVHAACQAQLVNVIAPIMTEPGGRVWKQTIFHPFAQIAALAKGDVLDVRPTSITFPTAQHGDVPAVDAVATWDESTGTGSVLVVNRHPEQATDLSVDLSRFGDVHVTAATTLHADDPYARNSADDPERVTPVAREDAQLIDGVLTLDLPAVSFSTIAFSR, from the coding sequence GTGGCAGCTCCCACCGCACGCCTCACCGTCGACCCCGCCCTGATCGTCTCGCCGGTTCGTCCGCGCACCTTCGGCTCCTTCGTGGAGCACCTCGGTCGCTGCGTGTACACCGGCATCCACGATCCCGCCCATCCCAGTGCCGACGCGGACGGCTTCCGCCAGGACGTGATCGACCTGGTCCGGGAGATGGGCGTGACCGCCGTCCGCTACCCGGGGGGCAACTTTGTCTCCGGGTACCGCTGGGAGGATGGCGTCGGCCCTCAGGACCAGCGCCCGGCCCGGCTCGACCTGGCCTGGCACTCCCTGGAGACGAACCAGGTCGGCACCGACGAGTTCATGCGCTGGGCCGCCAAGGCCGGCGTCGAGCCGATGATGGCGGTCAACCTCGGCACCCGTGGCGTGCTGGAGGCCGTCGACATCCTCGACTACTGCAACGGCACCGCGCCGACCGCCCTGGCCGACCAGCGTCGGGCCAACGGCGGCGAGCAGCCCTACGGCGTGCGGATGTGGTGCCTCGGGAACGAGATGGACGGACCGTGGCAGACCGGCCACAAGACCGCCCACGAGTACGGCCGGATCGCCGCCGAGGCCGGGCGCGCCATGCGTCAGGTCGACCCGAACCTGGAGCTGGTGGCCTGCGGGTCGTCGGGTCCGAACATGGACACCTTCGGCGAGTGGGAGCGCGTGGTGCTCACCGAGTGCTACGACCAGGTCGACTACATCTCCATCCACCGCTATTACGAGGAGACCGACGGCGACCTGGCCAGCTTCCTCGGCAGTGCCGTCGACATGGACGCGTTCATCGAGGACGTGGTCGCCACCGCCGACAGCGTGCGCGCGGCCCTGAAGAAGGAGAAGCGGATCCAGCTCTCCTTCGACGAGTGGAACGTCTGGTACCAGTCCCGCGCGGAGTCGATCGTGCCCTCCGGTGACGACTGGCCGGTCGCCCCGACGCTGCTGGAGGACAAGTACAACGCCGCCGACGCCGTGGTGGTCGCGAACCTGCTGATCAGCCTGCTGCGGCACAACGACCGGGTGCACGCCGCCTGCCAGGCCCAGCTGGTCAACGTGATCGCGCCGATCATGACCGAGCCGGGTGGCCGGGTGTGGAAGCAGACGATCTTCCACCCCTTCGCCCAGATCGCCGCCCTGGCCAAGGGCGATGTGCTGGACGTGCGGCCGACGTCGATCACCTTCCCGACCGCCCAGCACGGCGACGTGCCGGCGGTGGACGCGGTCGCGACCTGGGACGAGTCGACCGGCACCGGGTCGGTGCTGGTGGTCAACCGGCACCCGGAGCAGGCCACCGACCTGAGCGTGGACCTGTCCCGGTTCGGTGACGTGCACGTCACCGCCGCGACGACCCTGCACGCCGACGACCCCTACGCCCGCAACAGCGCCGACGACCCGGAGCGTGTGACCCCGGTCGCCCGTGAGGACGCCCAGCTCATCGACGGTGTCCTCACCCTCGATCTGCCGGCGGTCTCCTTCTCCACCATCGCGTTCAGCCGCTGA